The Oncorhynchus tshawytscha isolate Ot180627B linkage group LG12, Otsh_v2.0, whole genome shotgun sequence genome includes a window with the following:
- the clip1a gene encoding CAP-Gly domain-containing linker protein 1 isoform X3, which produces MSTTKPSGLKAPSKMGRSTGAPATKTTPSAAGSKVAAADKSTPGGGAAGTQDSGENFQVGERVWVNGNKPGVVQFLGEAQFAPGQWAGIVLDEPIGKNDGSVAGVCYFQCEALKGIFTRPSKLSYTEGEANGTQTAPSSRAGSPTPSTASLASHTPSVKKASTAMPATPTIPASNLARTNSESISNLSDTSSVKKGERELKNGDRVLVGGTKAGVVRFLGETDFAKGEWCGVELDEPLGKNDGAVAGTRYFQCQPKYGLFAPVHKVTRIGFPSTTPAKAKTMVRKLVATPSGLKRSPSASSISSMSSVASSVSAKPSRTGLLTETSSRYSRKISGTTAVQEVLKEKQQHIEQLMAERDMERAEVAKATTHVGEVEQELTLLREDQEQMEAKMDQLRTLVEAADKEKVELLNQLEEEKRKVEDLQFRVEEACITKGDLETQTKLEHAHIKELEQSLLFEKTKAEKLQRELEDTRVATVSEKSRIMELERDLVLRTREVADLRLRLEVQQSSEGSDSTTSPLLEEVSSLRAQLASQEDQQQVELAGLKEMLAAEEKAHSAAVSQFQVSSTKVSTDNEQLKLRLSQNEKENADVIEQWRCKLESAIASHQQATEELKVSFSKGAGSQMTELVETKTALERLKLEHKQALEEAGARCEAEAAARARETGELNKQLLVVSEEKECLEESLRSSVESAEEQHLVEMEDVLGKLHTAELKVNELEEHEAKLVQQTQDRAKEVQEQVAAMEVLQSQAGQGNQALQNLRTQLEEAQSQACSQGNRVSELNSELEGKQQELLSLQQSLTSVLQDKVSLEQELGNLKQKLSESTDNQAKSTQTMQGLERKLKAGEERLDQLANEKAKLQSDISDMMKSSGDSSAQLTKMNEEITQKKRSLEELQTQLAEEKERTACSEEQQQQEVAQKEKELKAARDEHQGQLSNLQGKITQLEKSLQQCEAQAKDLQTSQQKALSEASEHHAKQLQELQGQADKTKQELSVSRKKAQELERLVTELQPYKEKAQFLSGELDYSRQHIERLSTDLEKQISVLAHMSKESSDLKAQEGSLKNQLSELEAKLSASEASHQELSGKTDELLTLRDKLTKEQEELWTTNRKLEGENASLSREVEKLRVAVEEAQANNKSLSQSEAERQSQIEELQKTNAEKHEVLLKYQQEILQQEIKRKQLAEVYEKTCEERNELQQSREKLTSEKDILLLERDAARNAKKSLDAKNLELQARCQSLSLEKEDFCLKNTQLQAQTETLGKDKVEMFTQINAAIFDKEALQALNAELQNQLNITKKDLEKSVRDKVELHASKTSLAKMLDQSKTSSEVTDSERLHLLQEKEDLLATQRKVCSEKDELIKEREELKEKLRLSTEEVATSKEKVKELLSSFGEEKEALCLQNAETEKALHSIRKEKMAIELTLEKQNMESDCWVHEKEELEEKHTQEISEKCTLTKERDKLAGEICSMKDQLDSSTKANDDLKQANSNLTSLLEELKQKIEKVEAEGASLKKEKVDLQAQLQKLCSEREALEKSKTELAEEHHELKGNSEQMRLELIQQNDTQTKKQDLLLSQQTELNKSLQKDKEDLLLQVQEFKGQTESLSKAKMLLELQQQTEASDRSKLSSAKDDLSREREDLQTQLFTLTQEKITILQSESSLKAEVASVCVERDSIASERNSLRSDLGQLKTTHTGLLGERQGLLEVNVQLQVKVQDLTQQSVTREKAMDELSANLKDIGVERKALAGEVENLKAQLKERDQEKGDLAGDQICLSAKLEKLVNEVSSLAKEKVDLLAIQSRLEQDLSSLHSSQESRDGEHSRLMGEVEKLQVTQTQLEADAQALRAEKSVMEGQHKASVEEASVSTKVREEMATNLEDLKVQKDALLKERDKATQQVTQLEAQLKNAISKQLEAAESSGKTAEVVELLTQEKGLLQQEKIEAQSLLEEFRSAKQEMTNQLDSLKQQNSKYKKELNLSKEQLSSENQKISSLCQEIDKLKQATSVKSQSLVALQEENNKLTKELGSSKKETSGQQKLEAQQSKLNKQLQEMKQRETTMKKKLDEEKAFLQKSIHKNSALISEKDQELETLMSELSVLRGESAIAKTLKFTIQLLEKDKAQLQEHIQSLEKSLSGGQDTVTSSSGDAALDQLRENKETAESQIEFLNSVIVDLQKKNEELKGKLEKMAEAALNGNNASELDNYDSSFNKGPSKKKVPPRLFCDICDCFDLHDTEDCPTQMQMPDSPPHTTYHGSKDEERAYCDICEAFGHCTESCNDDQTF; this is translated from the exons CCGGATCCAAAGTAGCTGCAGCCGACAAGTCCACTCCAGGAGGCGGTGCAGCTGGGACACAAGATAGCGGGGAGAACTTTCAGGTTGGGGAGCGAGTGTGGGTGAATGGGAACAAACCTGGCGTGGTGCAGTTCCTGGGGGAGGCTCAGTTTGCACCAGGACAGTGGGCTGGCATAGTGTTGGATGAGCCCATTGGGAAGAACGATGGCTCGGTGGCAGGGGTGTGCTATTTCCAGTGCGAGGCCCTGAAAGGGATATTCACCCGCCCCTCCAAGCTGTCCTACACAGAGGGCGAGGCCAATGGGACTCAGACAGCACCTTCGTCCCGGGCTGGGTCGCCCACCCCCTCCACCGCCAGCCTGGCCTCTCACACCCCCTCTGTCAAAAAAGCCTCAACTGCAATGCCTGCCACGCCAACCATTCCAGCCTCCAACCTGGCACGCACAAACAGCGAGTCCATCTCCAACCTCTCAGACACCAGCTCGGtcaagaaaggggagagggagctgAAGAATGGAGACCGCGTTTTG GTTGGTGGCACAAAAGCTGGTGTGGTTCGCTTTCTTGGTGAAACAGACTTTGCCAAGGgagagtggtgtggtgtggaacTGGATGAGCCCCTGGGAAAGAACGATGGGGCAGTGGCAGGAACCAG ATACTTTCAATGCCAACCCAAGTATGGCCTGTTTGCCCCAGTCCACAAGGTCACGCGTATTGGCTTCCCCTCCACCACGCCGGCCAAGGCAAAGACCATGGTGCGGAAGTTGGTGGCCACGCCCTCGGGCCTGAAGCGCAGCCCCAGCGCCTCCTCCATCAGCTCCATGAGCTCTGTGGCCTCCTCCGTCAGTGCCAAGCCCAGCCGCACAGGCCTG ctGACAGAAACGTCATCACGGTACTCGAGAAAGATCTCTGGCACCACAGCAGTTCAGGAGGTGCTGAAGGAGAAGCAGCAGCACATCGAGCAGCTGATGGCGGAGCGTGACATGGAGAGGGCAGAGGTGGCCAAGGCAACCACCCATGTGGGCGAGGTGGAGCAGGAACTGACCCTGCTGAGAGAGGACCAGGAGCAG ATGGAGGCCAAGATGGACCAATTACGCACCCTGGTGGAGGCTGCTGACAAGGAGAAGGTTGAGCTGCTCAAtcagctggaggaggagaagag GAAAGTGGAGGACCTCCAGTTCCGCGTGGAGGAAGCTTGCATTACCAAAGGAGACCtggag ACGCAGACCAAACTGGAGCATGCCCACATTAAGGAGCTTGAACAGAGCCTGCTCTTTGAAAAGACCAAAGCTGAGAAACTCCAGAGAGAGTTAGAAGACACTAGG GTGGCCACGGTGTCAGAGAAGTCCCGCATCATGGAACTGGAGAGGGACTTGGTGCTGAGGACCAGGGAGGTGGCTGACCTGCGGCTGCGTCTGGAGGTCCAGCAAAGCTCAGAGGGCTCAGACtccaccacctcccctctcctggAAGAGGTGAGCTCTCTGAGGGCTCAGCTGGCCTCTCAAGAAGACCAGCAACAGGTTGAGCTGGCTGGGCTGAAGGAGATGCTGGCAGCGGAGGAGAAGGCCCACAGTGCGGCAGTGTCTCAGTTCCAAGTCTCATCCACCAAGGTCTCCACAGACAACGAGCAGTTGAAGCTGCGCCTCAGTCAGAACGAGAAGGAGAATGCAGACGTTATAGAGCAGTGGCGCTGCAAGCTGGAATCTGCCATCGCTTCACACCAGCAGGCCACGGAGGAGCTGAAGGTGTCCTTCAGTAAAGGGGCCGGTTCCCagatgacagagctggtggagaCCAAGACTGCCCTGGAGAGGCTGAAGCTGGAGCACAAGCAGGCACTGGAGGAGGCGGGAGCCAGGTGTGAGGCAGAGGCTGCAGCCCGGGCACGGGAGACAGGGGAGCTCAACAAACAGCTGCTGGTCGTGTCGGAGGAGAAGGAGTGCCTGGAGGAGAGCCTGCGGTCCAGTGTGGAGAGTGCTGAGGAGCAGCACCTGGTGGAGATGGAGGACGTGCTGGGCAAACTGCACACTGCTGAGCTGAAGGTAAACGAGCTGGAGGAGCATGAAGCTAAGCTTGTCCAGCAGACCCAGGACCGTGCCAAGGAGGTCCAGGAGCAGGTGGCAGCTATGGAGGTCCTGCAGTCCCAGGCAGGCCAAGGTAACCAAGCTCTCCAGAACCTGAGGACCCAGCTGGAGGAGGCCCAGAGCCAAGCTTGCTCACAGGGCAACAGG GTCAGTGAGTTGAACTCTGAGCTGGAGGGTAAGCAGCAGGAGCTCCTCTCCTTGCAGCAGAGCCTGACCTCTGTGCTGCAAGACAAGGTCTCCTTGGAGCAAGAGCTGGGCAACCTG AAACAAAAACTGTCAGAAAGCACAGACAATCAGGCTAAGTCAACACAAACTATGCAAG GGCTGGAGAGGAAGCTaaaggctggagaggagaggcttGATCAGCTCGCAAACGAAAAGGCCAAGCTCCAAAGTGACATCTCAGACATGATGAAGTCATCAGGCGACAGTTCAGCACAGCTTACCAAAATGAATGAAGAAATCACTCAGAAAAAAAG GAGTCTGGAAGAGTTACAGACCCAACTCGCAGAGGAGAAGGAGCGGACTGCATGTTCTGAGGAGCAACAACAGCAGGAAGTTGCCCAGAAGGAGAAGGAGCTGAAGGCTGCCAGAGATGAGCATCAGGGCCAGCTAAGCAACCTGCAGGGGAAAATCACACAACTG GAGAAGAGTTTGCAGCAGTGTGAGGCCCAGGCCAAGGATCTTCAGACCTCCCAGCAGAAGGCCCTGTCTGAGGCCTCAGAGCACCATGCCAAGCAGCTCCAGGAGCTGCAGGGTCAGGCTGACAAGACCAAGCAGGAGCTGAGTGTCTCCAGGAAGAAGGCCCAGGAGCTGGAGAGGCTGGTGACTGAGCTGCAGCCTTACAAAGAGAAGGCTCAG TTTCTTTCTGGTGAGCTCGACTACTCCAGGCAGCATATTGAGAGATTGTCCACAGACCTGGAGAAGCAAATCTCAGTGCTGGCGCACATGTCTAAGGAAAGCTCAGATCTCAAAGCTCAGGAAGGAAGTCTCAAAAATCAACTCTCTGAACTCGAGGCCAAGCTCTCAGCCTCGGAGGCTAGTCACCAGGAGCTCTCAGGTAAGACTGATGAACTTCTGACACTGAGGGACAAGCTCACAAAAGAGCAGGAGGAACTTTGGACCACCAACCGGAAGCTAGAAGGAGAGAATGCCTCACTATCCAGAGAGGTGGAGAAGCTTAGAGTTGCTGTTGAGGAGGCACAGGCCAATAACAAATCCCTCAGTCAATCTGAAGCGGAGCGTCAGTCCCAAATTGAGGAGCTTCAAAAGACAAATGCAGAGAAGCATGAGGTCCTTTTGAAGTACCAACAGGAGATCCTGCAGCAGGAAATTAAGAGGAAGCAGCTAGCAGAGGTCTATGAGAAGACCTGTGAGGAGAGGAACGAGCTCCAGCAAAGCAGGGAGAAGCTGACCTCTGAGAAGGATATCCTTTTGTTGGAGAGGGATGCAGCCAGAAATGCTAAGAAATCCCTTGATGCAAAGAATTTGGAGTTGCAGGCAAGGTGTCAGTCTTTAAGCTTGGAAAAAGAAGACTTCTGTCTGAAAAACACTCAGCTGCAGGCACAGACAGAGACCTTGGGCAAAGATAAAGTGGAGATGTTTACTCAAATTAACGCTGCCATTTTTGACAAAGAGGCCCTCCAAGCCTTGAATGCAGAGCTTCAAAATCAGCTGAATATCACTAAGAAGGATCTTGAGAAGTCTGTCCGTGACAAGGTTGAGCTACATGCTTCAAAAACGAGCCTGGCCAAAATGCTGGACCAGTCCAAGACCAGCAGTGAGGTTACCGACTCAGAGAGGCTTCACCtcctgcaggagaaagaggacctGCTTGCTACCCAGCGAAAGGTGTGTTCTGAGAAAGATGAACTTAtcaaggagagagaagagttaaAGGAGAAGCTCAGACTTTCTACAGAGGAAGTGGCAACCTCTAAGGAGAAAGTTAAAGAGCTGTTGTCATCTTTTGGCGAGGAGAAGGAAGCACTTTGTCTCCAGAATGCAGAGACTGAGAAGGCGCTACACTCTATACGCAAAGAGAAGATGGCTATAGAATTAACACTGGAAAAGCAGAACATGGAGAGTGACTGTTGGGTACATGAAAAGGAAGAGCTGGAAGAAAAGCACACACAGGAGATCTCTGAAAAGTGTACTCTAACAAAAGAGCGTGACAAGCTAGCAGGTGAGATCTGCAGTATGAAGGACCAGTTGGACAGCTCCACTAAGGCCAATGATGACCTGAAGCAAGCCAATTCCAACCTCACGTCCTTGCTGGAGGAATTAAAACAGAAGATAGAAAAGGTGGAGGCTGAGGGAGCTTCCTTGAAAAAAGAAAAGGTTGATCTACAGGCGCAGCTTCAGAAGCTTTGCTCAGAGCGGGAGGCCCTTGAAAAAAGCAAAACTGAACTTGCAGAGGAGCATCATGAACTAAAAGGCAACTCTGAGCAGATGCGTTTGGAACTCATTCAGCAGAACGATACCCAAACAAAAAAGCAGGATCTCCTGCTTTCGCAGCAGACTGAGCTTAACAAGAGCCTGCAGAAGGACAAAGAGGATCTGCTTCTGCAGGTCCAGGAGTTCAAAGGTCAAACAGAATCACTTTCAAAGGCAAAAATGCTTCTTGAATTGCAGCAGCAGACTGAAGCAAGTGACCGAAGTAAACTGTCCTCTGCCAAGGATGAcctctccagagagagagaggacttacAGACACAGTTGTTCACTCTGACACAGGAGAAGATTACTATCCTGCAGTCTGAATCCAGCCTGAAGGCAGAGGTTGCCTCTGTTTGTGTTGAAAGAGACTCAATAGCCTCTGAGAGAAATAGTTTGCGTAGTGATTTAGGGCAACTTAAGACAACCCACACTGGATTGTTAGGTGAGAGACAGGGTCTGCTTGAGGTCAATGTCCAGCTGCAAGTCAAAGTGCAGGACCTCACTCAACAATCTGTCACCAGAGAGAAGGCCATGGATGAGTTGTCTGCCAACCTTAAGGATATTGGAGTGGAGAGAAAAGCCTTGGCTGGGGAGGTTGAGAACTTAAAGGCACAGCTGAAGGAGAGGGACCAGGAAAAGGGTGACTTGGCTGGAGACCAAATATGCCTGTCTGCCAAGCTGGAGAAGCTTGTCAATGAGGTCTCCTCCCTGGCTAAGGAGAAGGTAGACCTCCTAGCTATACAGTCCCGCCTGGAGCAAGACCTTTCCTCCCTCCACAGCAGCCAAGAGAGTAGGGATGGGGAACACTCAAGGCTCATGGGGGAGGTAGAGAAGCTGCAAGTTACCCAGACACAGCTTGAAGCAGATGCCCAGGCCCTACGTGCTGAGAAGTCAGTGATGGAGGGACAGCACAAAGCCTCTGTGGAGGAGGCATCTGTGTCTACCAAGGTCAGAGAAGAAATGGCCACCAACCTGGAAGACCTGAAGGTCCAGAAGGATGCCTTGCTCAAGGAGAGGGACAAAGCCACCCAGCAGGTCACCCAGCTTGAGGCTCAACTAAAAAATGCTATTTCCAAGCAGCTTGAG GCAGCGGAGTCCTCAGGGAAGACTGCTGAGGTCGTGGAGTTGCTGACACAAGAGAAGGGCCTTCTGCAGCAGGAGAAGATTGAGGCCCAGTCTCTGCTGGAGGAGTTCAGGAGTGCCAAGCAGGAGATGACCAATCAG CTGGATTCCTTGAAGCAACAGAATTCCAAATACAAAAAGGAGCTCAACCTTTCTAAAGAGCAACTCAGCTCAGAGAACCAGAAAATCAGCAGCCTGTGCCAGGAGAT tgatAAGCTGAAGCAAGCTACCTCTGTGAAGTCCCAGTCCCTGGTGGCCTTACAGGAGGAGAACAACAAGCTGACCAAGGAGCTTGGCAGCAGCAAGAAGGAGACCAGTGGCCAGCAGAAG CTGGAAGCTCAGCAGTCCAAGCTCAATAAACAGTTGCAAGAAATGAAGCAGAG AGAGACCACAATGAAGAAAAAGTTAGATGAAGAGAAAGCCTTCCTCCAGAAATCCATCCATAAAAACAGCGCCTTAATCTCTGAGAAGGATCAGGAGCTGGAGACCCTGATGAGTGAG TTATCAGTGCTGCGTGGGGAGAGCGCCATAGCGAAGACACTGAAGTTTACTATCCAGTTACTGGAGAAGGACAAGGCACAGCTGCAGGAGCATATTCAGAGCCTGGAGAAGAGCCTTTCAGGAGGACAGGATACTGTTACCAGCTCCTCAG GTGACGCAGCTCTGGATCAACTAAGGGAGAACAAGGAGACTGCAGAAAGCCAG ATTGAGTTCCTGAACTCGGTTATCGTGGACCTGCAGAAGAAGAATGAGGAACTTAAGGGCAAGCTGGAGAAGATGGCAGAGGCTGCCCTCAATGGGAATAATGCAAGCGAGCTTGACAACTATGACAG CAGTTTTAACAAAGGCCCCTCCAAAAAGAAGGTCCCACCAAGGCTCTTCTGTGACATTTGTGACTGCTTCGACCTCCATGATACAGAAGACTGTCCCACTCAGATGCAGATGCCGGActccccaccccacaccacctACCACGGCAGTAAGGATGAGGAGAGGGCTTATTGTGACATCTGTGAGGCCTTTGGCCACTGCACTGAGTCCTGTAACGATGACCAGACCTTCTAA